A single region of the Sorghum bicolor cultivar BTx623 chromosome 7, Sorghum_bicolor_NCBIv3, whole genome shotgun sequence genome encodes:
- the LOC8060613 gene encoding uncharacterized protein LOC8060613, with the protein MAAADPATAASSFSQFSFRRAVCPSPLRVRFSRPHPPARLRVSSTTVVALHKRNPKRLKYAAQRQFSRGDAGMLRVEVEPSGEDFWKLDPIIDLINRGAVGVIPTDTVYSIVCDLSNNESIERLRRLKGIGDSKPLSILCRSLRDIDTYTTGFPRGTNQGQANIFRAVKRAIPGPYTFILPATKQFPKQCIKHGSSTRYAKRRQVGVRIPDDPICQAILQNLDEPLICTSVKYLSEDEWILDPVIIADLYEPLGLDFIVDGGPRIADPSTVVDMMGTNPTIIRQGKGPMLDWMVAKDEEEEETQSMFAFKAA; encoded by the exons ATGGCCGCCGCAGACCCGGCCACCGCGGCCTCCTCCTTCTCCCAGTTCTCCTTCCGCCGCGCCGTCTGCCCCTCCCCGCTCCGCGTCCGCTTCTCGCGGCCCCATCCGCCCGCTCGGCTCCGCGTCTCCTCCACCACCGTCGTTGCTCTCCACAAGCGCAACCCCAAGCGGCTCAAGTACGCCGCCCAGCGCCAGTTCTCG AGAGGGGATGCCGGGATGCTGCGGGTGGAGGTGGAGCCCTCCGGCGAGGACTTCTGGAAGCTCGACCCTATTATCGACCTCATCAATCGCGGCGCCGTCGGGGTGATCCCTACTGACACCGT CTACTCCATCGTCTGCGACCTGAGTAACAATGAATCTATTGAGCGCCTTCGCAG ACTGAAAGGCATTGGAGACTCAAAG CCTCTCAGCATCCTGTGCCGCTCATTACGTGATATCGATACCTACACAACAGGATTTCCTCGAGGCACCAACCAAGGGCAAGCTAACATTTTCCGTGCTGTCAAGCGTGCAATACCTGGGCCT TACACATTTATTTTACCTGCAACCAAGCAATTTCCTAAACAGTGCATAAAGCATGGTTCTTCCACAAGGTATGCAAAAAGGAGGCAGGTCGGCGTCCGAATTCCAGATGATCCCATCTGCCAGGCAATATTGCAAAATCTTGATGAACCTTTGATCTGCACAAG TGTCAAATATCTATCGGAGGATGAATGGATACTTGATCCAGTAATCATTGCTGATCTTTATGAGCCACTG GGGCTTGATTTTATTGTTGATGGTGGACCTAGAATTGCTGATCCTTCTACCGTGGTGGATATGATGGGAACAAACCCTACTATAATTCGTCAGGGAAAG GGCCCAATGCTGGATTGGATGGTAGCAAAAgatgaagaggaggaggagacacAATCGATGTTTGCTTTTAAAGCAGCTTGA
- the LOC8060614 gene encoding serine/threonine-protein kinase RIO1 — MALVKSDAEEEWSDSDFDDDSDNEVGEALDWLDAVEGPDGSARPSGAFSASGGGAAARRPNAHGGVLSRPLQPLSNRTQKLASHIRATPLEEWEGRMNVGMSNSVTTAIRDSIRDTAIGKIRNTEKADRATVEQAIDPRTRMVLFKMLNRGVFNNINGCISTGKEANVYHATKTDGQELAIKVYKTSVLVFKDRDRYVQGDYRFRHGYCKHNPRKMVKTWAEKEMRNLLRVRAAGIRCPVPLLLRLHVLVMEFIGKGGWAAPRLKDAALSDDKLRESYFEIITTMRTLYQKCKLVHGDLSEYNILYFEGHLYIIDVSQSVDLDHPSALDFLKEDCLHVSDFFKKRGVPVMTVTDLFNFVIDQSISDEDVDDYLEKVQQKILENGGAVPNGDEITPTVMVQTLDYVKQCEADIVNMSIMQRSSSGYEPTADKLYDQPLLGFVRTKNTHVEKGQEQKQEQSAQNKVEAEEEDSESCSSSDEDDSWHEVDPKMGPEERKAARKENKKKVKEEKREARKTKIPKAEKKKRKKMAKAKCKR, encoded by the exons ATGGCCCTCGTGAAGTCGGACGCTGAGGAGGAGTGGTCCGACTCCGACTTCGATGATGATTCCGACAACGAGGTCGGCGAAGCTCTGGACTGGCTCGACGCAGTGGAGGGCCCTGACGGCTCAGCTCGGCCCTCCGGCGCCTTCTCGGCCTCCGGAGGCGGGGCTGCGGCGCGCAGGCCCAACGCACACGGCGGTGTGCTTTCCCGCCCGCTCCAGCCGCTCTCTAACCGCACCCAGAAGCTGGCCTCGCACATTCGTGCTACCCCCTTGGAG GAATGGGAAGGTAGGATGAATGTGGGGATGTCAAATTCCGTCACAACTGCAATCAGGGATAGCATAAGGGACACAGCGATTGGAAAAATAAGGAACACTGAGAAGGCTGATCGTGCTACAGTGGAACAG GCTATTGACCCAAGAACGCGCATGGTTCTATTTAAGATGTTAAACCGTGGTGTCTTTAATAACATAAATGGCTGCATTTCTACAGGGAAAGAG GCAAATGTCTATCATGCAACAAAGACGGATGGTCAGGAGCTTGCAATCAAAGTCTACAAAACCTCTGTCCTTGTTTTTAA GGATAGAGACCGATATGTTCAAGGAGATTACCGTTTTAGACATGGTTACTGCAAGCATAATCCTCGGAAAATGGTTAAGACCTGGGCTGAAAAGGAAATGAGAAATCTTCTACG AGTGAGGGCAGCTGGAATCCGATGCCCTGTACCGTTACTCCTGAGGCTTCATGTATTGGTGATGGAATTCATAG GGAAAGGAGGTTGGGCTGCTCCTCGTCTCAAGGACGCTGCTTTGTCAGATGACAAGTTGCGTGAAAGTTACTTTGAG ataaTTACAACAATGCGGACTCTCTACCAAAAATGCAAACTGGTCCATGGTGATTTGAGTGAATACAACATTCTATATTTTGAG GGCCACCTGTACATTATTGATGTTTCGCAATCCGTTGATCTAGACCACCCTTCAGCTTTGGACTTTCTGAAGGAAGATTGCTTGCATGTTTCT GACTTCTTTAAAAAACGAGGTGTTCCTGTCATGACAGTAACcgatttatttaattttgttatTGATCAAAGCATTTCTGATGAAGATGTCGATGATTACCTGGAAAAG GTtcagcaaaaaattttggaaaatggaGGTGCAGTTCCAAACGGTGATGAAATTACTCCAACGGTCATGGTGCAG ACGCTGGATTATGTGAAGCAGTGTGAGGCAGATATTGTCAACATGTCAATAATGCAACGCTCATCCTCTGGCTATGAGCCTACAGCAGATAAGCTTTATGACCAGCCTTTGTTAGGATTTGTACGGACTAAAAACACACACGTTGAAAAGGGGCAGGAGCAAAAGCAAGAACAATCGGCACAAAATAAAGTGGAGGCAGAGGAGGAAGATAGCGAATCTTGCTCGAGTTCCGATGAAGATGATTCGTGGCACGAGGTTGATCCCAAGATGGGACCCGAGGAAAGGAAGGCTGCTCGGAAGGAAAACAAGAAGAAAGTGAAGGAAGAGAAGAGGGAGGCTCGCAAGACCAAGATCCCAAAGGCCGAGAAGAAGAAAAGGAAGAAAATGGCGAAGGCAAAGTGCAAGCGGTAG